The DNA sequence TGTCAAAGAATAGCACCCTTAAACCTTATTGCAATGTGATGGTTTGGAACAAACTGAGTTTTACACAACTATAACATATGGTAAAATTGCTTCTAGGTTCTTTATAATTGGTCAGTGACTTCAAACATTTGGTTCTTGGGAATAGAGAAATTTTCTCCTCTACGTTCACCTGAACTGGAAGTTAAACATTCCTTTAGCTATTAAAGAATGGAATTTTATAATTCTAATATGGCCACTCACACAACAGCTCTTTATGCCTCAAGTGCTACAGTCAAAATACCCACTtactatattttaaaatttattcaaTCACAGATAAGGTGGACAGAAAAGGTAGTGGCATTGACAACTCAGGAATGGCGGtagttttttatgttttctacaAACAAAGTGCACAACACTGTAGCATATTTGCAACAAGTATACCATCAGATCATAAATATAAGAATGGCATCAAAGTTAACAAAAGGGAGAAACAGAGAGAGATGTCAATATAGCCGAATACATGTTGGTATTACCTCTGTGATCCATCCATTATGACTGAAGGTCGCATAGCCAATGGGGGCACTGCAATGTTTGTAACGATGAGTTTCTCCGGTCTTTCAGCAAGATAAAGTAATTCACAGTCCTACAACAATATGTAATAAATTATTCTTACTAGAGAGTTAAGTAAACCTCTGCATGGCATGCAATATTGCAATCTTTGAAAAATAATCTACTTAAAAATCGCTATTTTAATCCACACTTCAGAATGAAGTGATGAGGAAAACCAGgcccaaaaataaaaagaaacaacCCGCGTATGTATAAATTTTCACCTCATCAAGCATCCTTTTAAACAGGGATAAAGCTTGGAATGGGTTTAGAATATGAGTATCCACAGCGCTGGTCAATCTAGATTCTCTTGCATGTGAAAGTGCTGTTTGAAATTCTTCAATGCTACTATCATTACATTTTGAGCGATCATGAGTGATTTTTAGCGAACCCACAAGCTTCTTTACTGAACCTGTATTACAATAGCCATCATCAATATCATCatacaaaatacaataaatgCATATCTTAAGAGGCAACAAGCAATACAATAATAGTTAATTCTCAATCCTCTCAAGCAACATGGtaattttctataaaaattaagaaaaaatcatAATTAGTTCAAAAGATGGTTGTCTAATATCAGCAACATTCCAAGCAAGTCAACAATAGAATCCTTTTGAGACTATGTTAGTTCATTGCTATGTCAATTGTTATGTAAGCTAACACAAGAATTGAATCGAATTCCCAAAGCCTAAACTTGTTTAACAATGGGGCCTAACTTGATAATAACTCACACATGGTAGCCAATATGTAAATGTAATACAAGGTTGTTCATGAGTCCTTAAGGTTTCAAACAACCCAGCACATCGAACATCTATCTAGCCAGGCATTGATTTTTGCATTGCGGGTAGTGGTAATTTAAAATGCTTAGATTCAGATTAAAACATGGAAATGGAATTGCCATAAGTGACAGCCTCTCAATCAATAATGTGGGTACAAGAGTTGTTAGGACCAAGTAAAAAGCTTATTTGTTTGATTGCTAGAACTGAATGGATCTATGTCAACCCTAAAAGCTAATTGATAGGGTACTTATAAACACTGCCAAGCCTATGTGGGACCTTAACACACTACACTCACCCCACAAGCGAACAGATGGAACGTAACGTTTGCACGACTGAATATCTGTGGTGGCTGAACATAAAATGTAGGATACATTGATACCATCTCAAAATTAAATACTTTATTACTTTTCAACTTAGTTCCAAAAGCTAGCTCACCAAGGGCGGGTTGCCAAATAGTTACAAAAGCTTATATAGGCCTTAATTCTGGCAAATGTGAGACTGTAACGACCATATCACACCTGAATTGACCACTTCCCTACCCGTTTAGCCGTTATAGGATAATTCATATAGTGTCAACTGTCAAGACAAGAGCATGGAAATCCATATTCCGTACATTATAAAAAGACCAAGAAAGAAAATGGATTCTAAAATATCTAACTAAATATGTATtattgattgaaagaaaaactTATACCTAGTATGCAAGTTTAAAACAATTTCCAATGACGAAGTTGAATAAAGTGCTCTATTGTTAAAAAAGGGGGGAAGTCAATGAAAAGCATAAAACAAACCATTCTTATATCCACATCTCGAGCACATTGATACTTTGCTGCATGCCTCTACAACCTTTTTCGCTAATTCAGCCTTCGCCAGTGCATCAATTCTGGgtcttctcatttttttcaaaCGATCTTTACGTATATCTTCATTGAGAAGAATTCGAGCACAGCACTGtaaagaaagcattaaaaatttaCATATAGATCAAACAAAATATTCAGAAGCAGAAAATTAGGATGACTAAATGTTCAAAAGAATGCTATACTACACACATCTTTCACATTATATAACAGTACTGAAAAAGAAACATTTGACTCAGAGCCGCAAATAGGATGTTCATTAGTAATTAGTATGACATGTATACTTGTGAATAAACTTCCATCACAACCATTCTTATATCTTTTGTTTGCCCTTTTGTCAAAGTCTTACACATATCAGGGAACAGTGCAATTATAAGAATAACAGTGACATGTAGACACTCAATTTGCAATTTTAAAGATAGCACAGATAACTGAAAGTTCAAGCAGGTGCAAAAGGATGCTTGAATCTCGACTGCCCTTCAAAAAGCCATCCCCTAAAGCTAACCATCCGGGTATTATGACATTCAAGTATGCGCATGTTCTGTGAGTTGCTATAACTTATATGCCAAGTTAACATAAACGAGACTAACAAGTAGAGTATCATGTTGATAATTAATCAAGGAAAAGCCAAAATCCACAAAGCAAACAGACAAGGAAAACACAGACGATTCGGATACCTTGCAAATGGACTTCAATATTTCCACAATGGTACCCAAGAATCCAATATTGAAGATGGGAAGGGCAAGAGTTAAGTATCCGAAGTGGCCCGGACAATGAGCAAAGTCACCACCGCATGTCGCGCAAATAAGCTCCTTATTAGCAGGACCCTGAAATCACACACACACaagcagaaaaaaaaacatatctTTATTAGCATTCAATGCAACAAAACCAGATGATCATTAGCCCACTACAAATGGAAGAAAGAAAACATCTATAAACTGTTTATAACCTAAAAACAACTTAATCAACACTTACACTAACAAGAAAAAGAGGACATGAAATTGAATGAAAGAATGAAAGAGTGTACCATGCGAGGATCCAACAAGCCACCAGGGATGGGTTTTTTGAAGTGATCATAGTAAGAGCCTTTGAAGACTTGAACTTCAGCGAGTTTTCCAATCTCAGAGTCAGATAAGGAACTGAACTTCATGCTCTTCACAATGCGTGGCCCTGCATCTTCGATGTACGGTTCCTTCGTGAAAGTAATGCCTTTCGCTCTGTTTCtatccatcttcttcttcttcttcttctccttctccttctccttcttcttcaaaatGCAACAACCTTTGTTAATAGCTGCAGCAAATTAAACTGCACCGCGCGGTTTTGAAGTAAAAAAGTGGGGGAAATGGGAAGAAGAAgattctctctcttcttctctcagggtttagggttattttcttttctttaatactttctttttcttggactttattttttgatttttttttcgcctaccgaaaaaaaaaaaatttattacataaaaGTCAAGGAGAGAAACCAAATACTAtttcattatcattatcatGTGTTAATGTTATGTTATGTTTCCCTACTCTCTTCTTaaggtttatttttatttcttttaatgaGGTAAATATCTAATACACTTATGAGTGTCAGATTTCTTATTTTTGAGCTACTTTCAAGGTTATAATTATAGTGAGAAACTGACTTTTTGAGAATAAGATTATTGTAAGAAATtcatctcaaaatctttttaagttataaattttacattcattcttaaattattgaaatatagttattcatatgttattatttatatttttagatattCTCTACAAGTTTATACAAGTCATTTTATCCTAATTCACCTTACGTGCCTCTTAATCTAATTAACTTTCAATCAACATGCGAATGTATAACTACCTTTTTCGAAAGGATTTTGTTTTCGTTTTTGAATTTTCTCAACGTTTCCGATCTACATTCTCTTTCATCTTTGTGTTCTCTGCGTTTCTCTTCATTCGTTCTCTACGTTTTTTAAATCAAACTCTAAAATCAGTTTTGAGCATTTATCTCGTTATTGAAGATACTGAAGAATTCAAGTCCAGGTTGTCAATTGAACCATAACGAAgttgattattgttttgaattcAATCAAGTGGTTGAGTTATAGTTCGATTCTAATTAATGGTTtcgttagtagtttatgattctgtaggtgaataatattatttttgtttgtgaaaattaTTGTTCAACTttgatggtttgaattgaatgtaatgtaaaaGTTTTGCATTAAAGAacatatttttctgtatttgtagCAAATTTCGGTGTAACACGAGAATATTTgagtgtattgtttaagaattttcggtgtatgtatgctgataagttctgcataatttaaaattctttttttccCTTCTCCTCATTttttgctgcttcttcttcttctttttcatcatcatcatcttgttttttcttcttattcattttttttttcttgtttcatcTTCTCAAGtttattcttattttactcttttaacaagaataaaaacaaaaaaaatcaaacaaagaagaagaaaaaacacataatggtacaaaattacttggaagatgatgaacttatatttattcaactaaaaaaaagaaaaatataaggaaaaaagaagaaaaaaaaaatatatgattagaggaaacatttttctgtatttgcagcaaattggatgtaacacgaagatatttagatgtaacacgaagatatttgagtatattatttaagaattttcggtgtatgtatgctgataagttctgcataattcaaaattttcctcttcctcttcttcatcttcggctgcttcttctttttttttttttatcatcatcaccattttcttcttcttctttttcttatttatcttttcctttttgttttaccttcttaagtttcttcttgttttactctcttaacaagaataaaaaaaaatcaaacaaagaagaagaagaaatacataatgctgcaaaattacttaaaagatgatgaacttacattcattaaactaaaagaaaaaaagaaataaggaaaaaaagaaggaaaaaatgcagcattagacGAAACATTTTTCTGTATTTAAAGCAAATTTTCGATGTATGGTGCTAATAAgttttgcataattcaaaatttttcctcttcctcttccttatcttctgctgcttcttcttcgtcatcttatttcattttcttataattattttcaaaatcatcttCACAACTTCCTTCACTTTTTGCAATGATTTTGAGAGATTTTTTAGAGATGTTGATCCTTGTTTGAATTTTGAGCGTTGCAGTTTTGATTGAGAGAGATGAATCGTTTGCACTATTCAAGAGTTGGGAAAGCACGAGTTTACAAGCACTACAAATTGAGAGTTATTTTTGTTGGATTTGTGTCAACTTGTATAATCTTGTATATCAAAAAGACTTGTTGTGTAACAGACCTCATACTTGGCAATCTTACACTCCTGATATAGTATATATAGAGTGCACCTGAAATTAATTTCTGCAATAAGCAAAATTTAGTTTATGATCCCATCCCTTTTGTTATGTGAGTGATTGTATAaccaaaaagaaataaagagcaatagaaaatatatttatatgttaaatcaaattgatagataaatccaaacaaaaatttcgattctctaaaattttacatatttttgCCTCTGCCTccagaaaaaatattatttttctttttcactctcTATCCCCCTTCTTTCTCCAGAAAACCCTCAATAAACAAATGCATTTTTTTCTCAATAGAATTACATTTAAACAATAAACTATGTACAAATATTCGACTATCCTAGTTACTTGCAATGAGAGGAACTCTGGAATCTGTTACAGATTGAGCAGCTTCATAGTTCCCATTATTATATCTAACATCACCATTTGCATGTTGTTTTGGAGACTTAGCATCCCAGAATGACTTCAGCAATTCCTCAAATGAGGGAGTTCTTAGTTCTTCTATGGATGAAACACTGGGTAAATTGAAGGGTCTTTTTCTTGGTGTTGAACAGGATGGTTCGTCCACCTATATCAAACATTGTAATTGAAACATAAGAAATAGTATCCACAAGTCATAGATAAAACCATATACTTTCACACAACTTGGCCCAAATGGAAATAGGTGAGGCTGCAATATAGTTTACTAGTTTGGACCTGGTCTAGAGCCTATTACAGGCTATTTTTTAAGTGCTAAGTCTGACCTATTCAGCTGTTATTAAGTCTAATCTATTAATAGACTTgacaatttttaaaaactatttttttcaaaaagaattGAAACTACAAATATACAATATACCAACAATGTCTACCACAATATCGaaactttaaaattatttaaaatattcaaaatccaCCATGAACtttaattatgatttatgacaaaattattcatatattaaCAGGCTCATGCAGGGCTAATAGGCCAGTTAGACTAGTTTATGAGCCTGAATCTTGTGATAGGCTAGGTTAAGTCAAGCTGAACACAGGCCAAGTTGTAGGCCTGGCCGCCTGGCCTATTTCCAACACACAACAAACGGGTTTCATACATTGTTAATAATTGGTGCTTTCACCAAATATCTTGGCTATGTATATAAATGAGGATAGCTATACTTGtgtcttaaaattaaaaatactataaatttTGTACATGCTAAATACACGATTGGTGCTCTAAGTATCTTACCGTGTATTCGCTGAGAAGACATTTCCCTGCATTATCAGTTATCTCTACAATTCTATGGTAATGATTGCCCTTTAATTCTCTCAAGTCACCGCAGCATGGCGTAATCATGGAGTTCAGATTCCCACACGCTTCATGATCAAGTTGCAACGAATCTGCATgtgttttttaatttgttaattgatATGTTGATACTTAGGTATGTATACCTGAGGCAATTGTGATGCATAAGTGATAGGGTATGAAATACTGACGTTCAACCGATGAGTTGATGTCCTTGTTTGCTACTTCCGCATCTTCAAGTGTAGTTGACACAGCACTTGAGAATCGAGCTCGTAAAACTTGATTAGCTTCAATTCCTCGCCTGATTAGTAATAGATTGTGGAGAaaagtgaaccaattgacaCCTCTGATCTAGTAAATTAtatagagagaaaaacctaccCGATAATTGTATCCACAGAAGCAGCATTTCTTTTCTCTAGACTGAGCAAAGACTCTTGAGCATTCCTCCATTGTTGGGAACCAACTTCTGCCTTGTTAAGACtgcaatcattcattcagattTGGATTAAGCCAATGGAAGAAAGTAGTATGGAGGCAAAGCATGCATTATCCAGGTACATCCATACCAGTTCTGAAGGACTTCCGCAAGGTCATTCTTTCCAGATTCAACAGTGGAAGTATCCTCATGATAGTTGGACTCTGTTTTTTCCATGTGAACTCTCCACTCGGCTTTAACTGAAGAAGTGGAATCTTGCATGGTTAATGTTTCTTGTCGTAGTTTACTGGTTTTACTATTCGCACTCTCACGAAGATCATTAACCGCCATTTGAACCtagaaaataaggaaaaaaaaatgcTAAAAACATGCACTAAGGTAGTTATGGAAAAAACCACAGGTAAGTTAAGCAAGTTTAAAAAAACAGATACCAGTTTTTTCTTCCTAGCATTTGAACTTGCTAGCATTTCTGCCACTTTTTCTAGTAGTTGTTTTTCTTCATAAGCAGCACACTCCTGCACCAGCAAGGAATAAGACTTgctaaattaaaaagaaaaggagcACAACATGTTCGGATAGCAATTTCTCATTTTTCAATTTTGTAGAAAAGCACAAGAATTACCTCAAACTTCTTTTCAAGTTCACATAATTTCTTATCGTTGGCAATTTGGGCTTCTTCCACTATTTTGGTTAGATTGGATGCATGTGTATCTAATTTCTCGAAGAAGTTCACGGTTATTTTAGATACAGCACGGGTAGTCTCCACTGATCTAGCATGTGCCtacatgaaataaaataaatttagcaTTTCTAACTAAAAGTTTACCCAATAAATAATAAATCACACACCTGTCTTTGTTGGTGAGCATAAGAGGTTAACTTGGCCTCTTGCTTGTGGAGACTACTTTGAAGATCATTTAGTAATGAATCAGCTTCTAAGGCAATTCCTTTAAAAAGCTGAAATACATATCATGTTAAACAAAGCAAGAAAGCTAAAGTTGAACCAATTCTACAGGGTAAAAGACACTTACATCTTCCAAGGCAGATGAATGCTTTGCTACTTCCGAATTCAAATCCTCAAAAGTTAACTTATTATTTCCCTTAAGCTGCTCAGCTAAATTGTCCAAAGATTTAATGCCAGAAGCATACATGTTTTTCAATTTTCCTACCCGTTCTCTAAGATCTTCAGTAGCCTTCATGAAACATACCAAAACAAAGTTTGTTACTCAGAAAATTTAAGTAACATGCATAATGCCGCATATGGAAACCAACCTCTGCCTTTGTAGATACAAAAGAGTGCATATCTTCCTCCATCTCCTTCAGCTGCTGCTCTTGTTGGATAACAGAGGCTGCAACTGTCTTGTGCAGATTTTCAAGCTGTTGAGCCAACTGAGACTGGAATTTCTGGATAAGTATTCTGTTTCCTTCTTCAATTTTATCCTTCCGTTCTATGGTTGGAATAAACAATTTACCACATGTCAGAGGCACTTTGTCCCTCAACTGATGCTAAAAAAAAGGCACAAAAGAATAACACTAACCAATTTTAGAAAACAGGTTTGTCACATCTGATGCAGCATTCTCAAGCTCCTCCCGCAGCTCAATGGCATGCTGCACAAGTGCTTTCtctatatgtatataaaaaataaaaattaaatggaTGATAAATCTAAAATCATCAAAGGAAAAGTAAAACATACTACATTACTAATGATTACAACCAAATCAGAAATGGTTTGGAAAAGGAAATACCCAATCTGAAAGCAGGTTGACACATAATAAACAGAATGATTAAACTTCACCAACCAGATTTAAGTAGATTTAATATCAGAAATTCCTTTTCCTTTATTGTTGCATTTGCTTGTTTTTGTCTTTCCTCAAGATCAACTAATGACCGCTCAGTTTCTTCCAGATTTTTCTGAGATTACAGATACCAAAAGTAAGTTTGAATCTCAAccaagataagattgaaaacaGATTATCAAAGAACAGGTTGAGATCGTGTCTCCTGCATTTTACCTCAGTTTTTTCAAGTTTATCACTTAACTGTGCAGTCAAAAGTTGCTGACAATTGTAAAGTTGATGAAGCTCCATCAGTTGCTGCTTGCAAGTTATAAGGCATGATTCAAAAACCAAGAAATTATAATGACTATATTGCAAAAATATATGACAGCATATACCTTGTCTTTAGAGTCTGCCTCTAGTTCCATTCGTTCTATCTTTTCAGCCATGGCCTATTGAGACAAATAGATTAAAAACTATCAAATTTCTCATAAGTGTGactaatttcaatttatattaAGAACACAGGTAAAATAACCTTCTTCTCTGCTTCTTCATTAAGATAACGATCACGTGGTATATAGATTCCGTTCTTCTCTCTTGCAGCATATACCTCTGCAAAGGATAAATAAAAGATACATTGTTTTCGTATTAAACACCAACGAAGAATAGTTGATCAACTTGCTATTTGATCTCTTGAAAGAGGGAGGAAGTGAcataaaaacagaaataatgtTAATCTAAAACGGTCAACAACCTTGCTTCAGCCTGTCAATTTCAGAATACAGATCCTTAATGAGTGCAGATTTTACCATCTTCTGATTGACCTGACAAAATTATCAACTTCCGACTATTAGATGTGTTCCAATGCAGATCCTTGATGAAAGGCAACCCAActaaaaaaggaagaaagaactATGAAAGTGACCTCTGGTTTGTTCTTGATATTTTTAGCACGATGTGCATAATCTAAGGTGCTAAGGGTTTCTTCCAGACAGTGAATGGAGGGTGATATTGTGGCAATAATGCATGTCTTGGTTTTACCACCCAGGGAATCCCTCAACAATCTTGTTAATTTGCTATCCCTGATAGAACAATACATCTTAATGAAAAAATGATATCCCAGGCTGGAAAAGTGAATCAAAAGATTTCAATGAGAATTAGCCAGAATAATTTCAGTTATTCGTACCTATATGGAACATGGCCTGAGTGCTCAACTAGGGCATTAATTACTCGGCCTAGAGTAAGCAAGCTTTTATTTATCTCCCCAGCTTCCCTTGCTCTACCCTGCATGTATTCAATTTTGTAATTTAGTCAACGGGTGCGTAACTTTTACAATGTCAATACCCTTACTCTCAAAAAGTAGTCGATCTTATTGTATGCACAAAAAGAGAGGGCTGTGATATCTTCCCAAATCATATCATTTGAATGTACAGTTCCAAACAAGCATAATCATGTGATACCTCTCTTGCACCAGAACGTGAAATATTCTCAGAGCCAGCGAGATCCACAAGATTCAGCTTCCCACATTTAATCATTTCTTCACCCTCGGGGGTACACTCCTTAATATGAATTGTGATAGAAAAGATGGAGTGAGAACGACTGCTTTGTTTGTTAAGAAGAGTCTCAGCTGTTCGCCGTTTGGCAGAACCTTTTTCCAATATCTTGTAAATTTCATTTGCAGTGCGAACAATCTCTTCTTCTAATCCTCTGACAAAAACACCCCCCTTCCCATCCTCCATAAGGGCTATAGGTTTCTTAGATTTGTCATCTACAAACTTCGAGGTCTCCTCAGGGGCCAAGAGATCTGTTATCTCCTCATTGTAAAGCTCTAAAAATGTTACTTTCATGCTATACTCAGCATTCTGAGCTTCCAATATATCAAAAATCTCTTTCACAGTTCTTGGGATGACACCAGCATCACTTGGAAATTCTCCATTCTACaaagtcaaaaaaaaaaagagaggaatTGATTCCACATAGAACAAGATAAATACTATAAAGAGCGATGACACAGGTGAAATGAATCACCTTCTTTCTTGCACCTCCTTCCATTGTGTACGTCTTCCCTGTCCCTGTCTGACCATAAGCAAAAATGGTGCAGTTATAGCCCTCAAGCACTTCATTCACAATAGGAGACACTGCCTGTTCATACAGTTCTATCTGCTCGGAGTTGGGACCAAAAACCTACACCAAAGCATACCAAAATTGGAATGATCGCTCGAGTGCAATTgaaaaaataaccaaaaaaaatattttttttttctagtttgATGTTAGTTGTTATGATTAATTTCGATAGCGGACAAGCCAAGTGACAAGTGAGAGGGTATTTCGTAGTCACTCCAACAATGTGACTGGTTTTATTCCGTAAATCTAAATGCAGAAATTCATGAAAATTCCTTATCTAAGCTGGGTTTATTTAGAATATTATACAAAAAGCCTCTCGTAAGCATTACTAATCTGACACTGTCTTTTCCAGTTTCCAGATAAAAGACAGTGATATACAAAACTCTCTCGAAATGACTTGCAGCAGCTAAATTCAACTTAAGTAAAAGCACCATTCTTTAAATAGCAGTAAATACAATTTACTGAATTTAGCATTGTGTGTCTTtagattataaaattttttttctctgttTAAAACACATCAATATCAGAAGCTTCCAAAATTATAAAATGCTACTATAGTTTCTCCAAAATATTCGATACCCAGACACGCTGAATTCCTTGAGTTTTCAATTTTTAGCATTGAAAACGGAGGGGAAAAAATTTGATCATgtgatattaaaaaaaaaaaaagagcaaaacAAAAACCTTATCAAATGCGAATGTCCTATCGATCTGCTTGTTAGCTATACTCTGCACTGCGGaaacttctcttcttccttcgtTACAAGAAATCACAACCGGCGTATGCAGTCTCGCTTCGTCTTCACTCAACGGCctaacaaaacaaaataaaaccgaTGATTCAATCTTCCAGAGTTGTAAACTAAACTCAGCGAGTGAACTCAGAGCGAGTTAGCGAGATTGACTCAGCGCGAACCTGCAACGAACGAGGACCTGCACATTGACGCCTTTGTCCTTATCGTGTTTGCTGTGACCATCCGCAGATCGCAGATCTCGCGCCGACGTCGGAGTCTTGTCTCCGCCGGAGCGCGGAGGCTGCGACGGCGATAACGACACTAGTCCTCCTCTCCTCTGCTCCATTGCACCACCACACACAAGCTTCgtggaaaaaacaaaaaaaacaaaaaaagaaacgTTACGAGCTTCGAAGTTCGAAATGTGCTTTGGAAAATGGCGATCGCTATAAAGCAGCTGAAACTGAGTTCAAATTGAAGAGTGATTTGTTTTGCGATCCACCATTGTTGATCGGAGTGTGTGGACTGGTTGGATCGAGAATGGAGAATGCGCGATGAAATTGTGAAGAGAATAGAAAAAGAGTGGAATGAAGTGAGGGTGAAAATGAAGAGAGAAAATGAgagggaaaaaaagaaaaagaaaaaggagttGCCGGCGTTGGAATAATAAGAAGAGATAATAGATGGAATTTGCAGTGACCAGTGAATGAGTGAGAGAGACTTCACCGCAGAACCAATTGCTTCTTTTTCTGTAATTGTGTGCGGTTACTTTCTATTTCCTTCTTTTGAAATTCTTCCTagtttattaaattaaaatggtggatgaagttgatatttgagagtCATGagatgatttaatttatttgactaaatttttatttaacatctcttaaatattaattttatgtgaagtcgactgcacctaaatttttatcaattaaaataatatatctgAGGACTAGTAgaatttgtttttcttttagttaattgttttagtttaacaatttaataatataattttttatttatatttttaaatattaatatttaatttattaattaaaaataataatttttggtttttttagtattttattaaaatccaccaaacaaaagataattttatatttttgtaaaattagtaaattcttattttttatttataaaattaataaatttatctataaataaaattaatatttgaatatttatatgatacaaaaatactttttattaaataaaatttttattgttcACAA is a window from the Arachis stenosperma cultivar V10309 chromosome 3, arast.V10309.gnm1.PFL2, whole genome shotgun sequence genome containing:
- the LOC130966554 gene encoding kinesin-like protein KIN-5D isoform X1, which translates into the protein MEQRRGGLVSLSPSQPPRSGGDKTPTSARDLRSADGHSKHDKDKGVNVQVLVRCRPLSEDEARLHTPVVISCNEGRREVSAVQSIANKQIDRTFAFDKVFGPNSEQIELYEQAVSPIVNEVLEGYNCTIFAYGQTGTGKTYTMEGGARKKNGEFPSDAGVIPRTVKEIFDILEAQNAEYSMKVTFLELYNEEITDLLAPEETSKFVDDKSKKPIALMEDGKGGVFVRGLEEEIVRTANEIYKILEKGSAKRRTAETLLNKQSSRSHSIFSITIHIKECTPEGEEMIKCGKLNLVDLAGSENISRSGAREGRAREAGEINKSLLTLGRVINALVEHSGHVPYRDSKLTRLLRDSLGGKTKTCIIATISPSIHCLEETLSTLDYAHRAKNIKNKPEVNQKMVKSALIKDLYSEIDRLKQEVYAAREKNGIYIPRDRYLNEEAEKKAMAEKIERMELEADSKDKQQLMELHQLYNCQQLLTAQLSDKLEKTEKNLEETERSLVDLEERQKQANATIKEKEFLILNLLKSEKALVQHAIELREELENAASDVTNLFSKIERKDKIEEGNRILIQKFQSQLAQQLENLHKTVAASVIQQEQQLKEMEEDMHSFVSTKAEATEDLRERVGKLKNMYASGIKSLDNLAEQLKGNNKLTFEDLNSEVAKHSSALEDLFKGIALEADSLLNDLQSSLHKQEAKLTSYAHQQRQAHARSVETTRAVSKITVNFFEKLDTHASNLTKIVEEAQIANDKKLCELEKKFEECAAYEEKQLLEKVAEMLASSNARKKKLVQMAVNDLRESANSKTSKLRQETLTMQDSTSSVKAEWRVHMEKTESNYHEDTSTVESGKNDLAEVLQNCLNKAEVGSQQWRNAQESLLSLEKRNAASVDTIIGRGIEANQVLRARFSSAVSTTLEDAEVANKDINSSVEHSLQLDHEACGNLNSMITPCCGDLRELKGNHYHRIVEITDNAGKCLLSEYTVDEPSCSTPRKRPFNLPSVSSIEELRTPSFEELLKSFWDAKSPKQHANGDVRYNNGNYEAAQSVTDSRVPLIASN